One Urechidicola croceus genomic window, AAATCTGTAAGGGTGTTTTTGGTTCTTTTTTCAAAGTCTGTAGTGCCAAATGGAATGCTCAATTTGTTCATAATACTATGATTCAAATCCTTAATACCAACAGTAATTTTTGAAGTAGAATCAGAGGTTTTTTTAATATTCCAATTGTAATTATAAATTGAATCTCCGAATTGAATTTTCTGATTTAAATTGTATAAATCATCTTGTTGAATTGATGAATTTCCTATGTTGTCACTCCATAATTTTATTGATTGGTTGATTGTTCCAGGATTTGTTTTTGCTTTTAATGTTACTATATAGTCATTTGGTTTTATAAATATATACCAAACTAAAAAACCAATAATTAATAAAAATATTGCAATTAGTACTTTTCTCATTATTACTTTGTCATCTTTATTTTATTAACAACAAATCCTCCCAATTTTCGACCTTGATCAACACCAACTTCAACAGCGGCGCGATAATGAATTCCGCCGTACATTCTACTTATTGCTGCTTCATCTGCTGCTATATTAAACGATTTAAAAGTTCTAACAGGTAATCCGTATCTAGTTTCGGTATAATCTTCAAATTGAAAATTATCTCCAAATATTGATGTAAGAACTGTTGAAGCAGCACCAGAAACTACTGAATGCCCACTTGAGTATTCAGGAAATGGAGGTGTTTGTAAAATAGGTTTCCAACTATCATCAATATGATTGTTAATTAATGTTTCTGGACGAATTAAATTACTACGATATTTTTCATCCCAACAACTAATAAATGCATCTGCCATTGCTATAGATGCTTTGGTATATACAAAAACTGTTTTGTCAAAATCTGTATTAGTTTGTTTACAAGCAATTTTAGTAATTCCCATCCAATGAGCTCCAGGAGTTATTTTTTTAGTAGCAAACATTAAATGACCTCGAGTCACAGATACATACGGATTACAATCCCAAAATTGAGCAATAGCAATTTCTTCAGAAGTATCTCCTTCTTTAGTTATTTTGTTACTAATGTCATAAACTTCTTTTAATTCTTTGTAAAAAGCAGAGTTTTTATCCATAGAAAATTTTGGAGGAGGAATTGGCTTAAACTGTGCTGCCGAATCAATCACGAATGGTCTAATTTTGTTCCAATGAGGTTCAATACCATCCATATATGCTGGAGGTGTTGGTTGCCATCTCGATGGGTCGTCAGAGTCTAAAGTAAATTTAGACATTGTACGTGTTTGTTTATAATTGTCCTTATCCATCCATTTTTCAATATGACTTACAACTTCCAATGCATATTTTTCTGATTCTTCAAAAACGGTAGGATTTTTTGATTTCCAGATAGTATATAAACTATCTCTGTAAGTTTCAATTTTTTCTTCTGAAAAAACTAATTTTTTACTTAAATCCATATGTGCAATAAGTGCTGATAATTGAAAATTGATATTATCAGTATTTTTTGGTTTTGGAATTGAAGTTAATTCATTTATTTGATTTGATAATGTTTTGTATGAATCATTATTTTGAGCAATAATTTCATACGCAGCAACATTTGGATATGCAAAAATTCTACTTGCAACAGGAGGAGAAAAAATATCATGTACCATAATATCAACTACATGGTCAATTGCATCATGATATTGATTGGCTGTGACAATAATTGGCTCTTTCTTTTTTGAGCATGAAACAATTGTTGTCAATGCTAATGTTAACGATAAAAAATATTTGATAGGTTTCATTTTTGTGAAATTTTATTATTTTATTTGATAGACTTCCGCCTTGTCATTATGAATTGTTATTAATAGATATGAATTTGAATTGAAATTCAAAACATTTAAACTTCTAATTGATTTCTTACTTAAATCCAGTCCAAAATCGCTTCCTAAAAGTATTTCATTTTCATTTTTTATAAGTGCTCCAGAAAAAGAATCCAATCTGCCGTGGAATGGTTTGGTACCAAAGTAATTTCCTGCAACTAATACCTCATTTTGCCCGTTATTATCAAAATCATACTTTAAAAAAGCAGTTATAGGAGATACTTGTAATTCATTTTTAAATGGTACAAATATGAACTTTCCATTTTCGTTTTTTAGATAACCTGAACGCAGTTCATTTATAGTAAGTAATTTTGCATCGCTTAATACTTTTTTATCAAAAATTTGTTCGACAGTTTTTCCAGCAAAACTTTTATAAGTAGTAAATTTTTTCTTTACTGAAACAATTTGACTCGTAATTTCATTAAGACCTAAGAGAGGGTAGTAGTTTCCATTTTTCTCAGTTGAAACAATCGTTTCTGTTTTTCCATTATTGTCAAAATCTGCATAATGCATGTTCATTGGGTATTTATTCGATGCTTTGAACTTCGAGTTTAATCCCCAATTTCCAAGTAAATAATCTAAATCACCATCATTGTCAATGTCAAAAGGTTCGATAACTCTCCAAAGACCATTTAAGTCTTCATCTATTAATTCTACTTTATTTAGAATACCATTATTATTTTTGAAAAATGAAGGTTTCATCCATTCTCCAACAACAATTAAATCTTCAATTCCATCATTATCAAAATCGGACCAAACAGCATCTGTAATCATCCCTATAGAATTCAATTCCTTATTTTCAATTATTGAAAAATTACCGTTTTCATTGTTCAAAATGTATGAATTTGGAATACTTCCAAATTTATTTGATACCACATTATTACCCACGAAAACATCTAAATCACCATCACTATCATAATCATGTACTTTCATAACGGATGCATTTTCAAATGTTTCAGGAAAACTATGGGCAATAAAACTAGAATCATTTTGGATATAAAAGGAGTCAGTAAGAGGTTTTGATTTGTTCGAAAAATTAGCACCACCAGTACCTATTATTAAATCATTTTTACCGTCATTATTAAAATCGGCAATTAAAGAAACAACATCTTCTTTTATGGAATCTTTTTTAATGGTTGGAATTTCTGTTTTTATAAAACTAGAATCACTTTGAATATAGATTTTTGATGAAATATGTTTTGAACCTCCAAAGAAAATATCAGGTTTTGAATCGTTGTTTAAATCTCCAATCGAAACTGCAGGACCTCTATCTGATACTTGATATGGGATCAGTTTCTCTCTGTTGAAATCTATAAAACCATCTTCGATATGAGTGAAGTCAATTCCTAAATTATTATCAATTCTTGTAAATAAAGACTTAGTTTTAGGATGTAAACTAGCATAATTAAACTCTTTAGTATTTTCTTGTGAAATTGTCAAATTTTGATTGGTTTTTACATCTTTTAAAACTTGAAAAGTATTATTTGGCCAAATAATTTTTAACGAATCAATTTGTTCTGATTGATTGAATCCAAAATGAATTATGGGCTCTGAAGATGCTTGAAATCCTCGAACAGTATATAATTCTTTGAATTGTAATTCGCCATCGTTATAAGCAAAGACTTTTGTTCCTATTCCAAACGAATTAGGTTTTGAATAGTTAAATTTTAGTTTTAAATAATTTGACTTTTCATTGGTTTTATTGATATATAGTGTTGCAGGACTGTTGATATTATTGGTAATAATATCTAAATCTCCATCATTATCAAGATCGGCTAGGGCAGTGGCTCCTGAAATTTGTTTTACAGAACCATTAATCCAATCATTAGATTTATCTTCAAATTGAAGGTTTTTATTTCCTTTAAAAACGTAGTTATGAACTTCACCAGTTGGCATTAATTCCAATGCTTGTTGGTCAACCAACTTGGTGTTGTCTATCTTTTTTTGAATTTGATCGTTGGAAACAAAATTAATGTAATCTAAATCATTTGGACGTTTAGGAATTCCATTAGAAACAAATAAATCTTGTTCGCCATCTTGATTAAAATCTGCAAATAAACCGCTCCAACTCCAATCTGTAGCCGCAATTCCACTCATTAAAGCAGTCTCTGAATAACTGCCATTTTGTTGGTTTAAGTGGAGCATATTTCTTGTGAATTGGTAATGATACCCATAGCGTTCAATTCGCATTTTTTGAGTTTGAATGTTATCATCACCTTCAGAAGTTTTTAATACAACTTCATCTTCTGGAAGCATATCTAAAGATAAAATATCTGGTAAACCATCATGATTAATATCTGCAACATCATTTCCCATAGAGAAACGTGTTGTATGTCCAAAATGTTCTTTTAATTTTTCAGAAAAAGTTCCATCTCCGTTATTCAAATAATAATAATCATCTTCATGAAAATCATTTCCAACATAAATATCAGGAAAACCATCTTGGTTAAAATCGGAAATTGCAATTCCTAATCCATATCCATTAATACCACCAAAAATTCCTGCTTCTTCACTTACCTCTGTGAATTTATTTCCATCATTACGCATCAATTTATCACCAGTTTGGTAGTTTCGTTTAAAACGTAAATCTGCTTTTCCAAAAGATTCTTGAGAATGAACTGCATGATTTAAAATATAGATGTCTAAATCTCCATCCAAATCATAATCTAAAAATGCTGCGGATGAACTGTATGAGTCAAAATCTAAACCAAATTTTGCGGCACTTTCAGAAAAAGTTCCGTCTCCATTGTTAATGTATAATTCATTAAAGCCATTGAAACCGTTAACCCCAACAACAGCACAAACATAAATATCAAGTAATCCGTCTCCATTTATATCACCCATAACTGCTCCAGTATTCCAACTACTTTTCCCTTCTATTCCTGCAGTCTTACTTACATCTTCAAATTTTAAATTACCTTTATTCAGATACAATTTGTTTTTTACTTGGTTTCCAGACATGAAAATATCAGGAAGATTATCATTATTAATATCACCTATAGCAACTCCACCACCATTATAAAAATAGAGGTAATCTAAGATGTTTAAATCTTCGGTTTCAGTAATTGTATTGATGAAATCAATCCCCGTTTTTTCGGCAATAGGAGTGTCAAAAAGTTTACCTCCATTCGAACTACAACTAAGAAAGAGTAAGATTCCTAAAATTGAAAATATAGACTTATTCATTTATTGTAAAAATTTTAGGTTTACCATCATTTACTGCGGTGATGAAATATGTTTTACCACTTTTATCTTTGAATTGTGCCAAATGTTTTACTTCGTCTCTTAGGAAAAACCCACTTGTGTTATAATCCTTCCATTCAAATCCAAGATTACCATCGTTTAAAAGTAGGGTTCCAAAATTACTATCCAATCTTGAATATTGTGGTTTAAATTCGTAGTTGTTTCCAGCCATTAGAATATCAATATTGCCATCATTATTTACGTCCGTACAGGTGATTCCACACACACAAGATAACTGTACTCTTGTAGGGAGTTTTATAATTTTGAATTGCCCATTCCCTTCATTAATAGCAATAACCGATTCAGAAATATTACTTTTTCTAACAATTGAATTTTCAATAATCTCAGTAGGAAACAATTCTTCTACTGTTCTTTTAGCATATTCTGAAGCCTTTAGATTTTCTTTTTTCAACTTCACAATTTGAGTGGTTAATTCTTTTTTCATGTGTAGTGGATAGTCTTTTCCGTTAAAATCACGTGTTGTAATTTGTTCAATAGTTCCATTATTATCAAAATCATTGATCCACATTTTCATAGGGTTTTCAATCGTTGGTTTATAAGAAATATTATTCCCTTGATTACCCAAGATTAAGTCATTATCTCCATCATTATCTAAATCAACACTTTCAAGAACATTCCACATTCCATGAAGTTCGTCTAGTGAAGTTTCCATTTTGGCTAATCTCCTA contains:
- a CDS encoding VCBS repeat-containing protein → MNKSIFSILGILLFLSCSSNGGKLFDTPIAEKTGIDFINTITETEDLNILDYLYFYNGGGVAIGDINNDNLPDIFMSGNQVKNKLYLNKGNLKFEDVSKTAGIEGKSSWNTGAVMGDINGDGLLDIYVCAVVGVNGFNGFNELYINNGDGTFSESAAKFGLDFDSYSSSAAFLDYDLDGDLDIYILNHAVHSQESFGKADLRFKRNYQTGDKLMRNDGNKFTEVSEEAGIFGGINGYGLGIAISDFNQDGFPDIYVGNDFHEDDYYYLNNGDGTFSEKLKEHFGHTTRFSMGNDVADINHDGLPDILSLDMLPEDEVVLKTSEGDDNIQTQKMRIERYGYHYQFTRNMLHLNQQNGSYSETALMSGIAATDWSWSGLFADFNQDGEQDLFVSNGIPKRPNDLDYINFVSNDQIQKKIDNTKLVDQQALELMPTGEVHNYVFKGNKNLQFEDKSNDWINGSVKQISGATALADLDNDGDLDIITNNINSPATLYINKTNEKSNYLKLKFNYSKPNSFGIGTKVFAYNDGELQFKELYTVRGFQASSEPIIHFGFNQSEQIDSLKIIWPNNTFQVLKDVKTNQNLTISQENTKEFNYASLHPKTKSLFTRIDNNLGIDFTHIEDGFIDFNREKLIPYQVSDRGPAVSIGDLNNDSKPDIFFGGSKHISSKIYIQSDSSFIKTEIPTIKKDSIKEDVVSLIADFNNDGKNDLIIGTGGANFSNKSKPLTDSFYIQNDSSFIAHSFPETFENASVMKVHDYDSDGDLDVFVGNNVVSNKFGSIPNSYILNNENGNFSIIENKELNSIGMITDAVWSDFDNDGIEDLIVVGEWMKPSFFKNNNGILNKVELIDEDLNGLWRVIEPFDIDNDGDLDYLLGNWGLNSKFKASNKYPMNMHYADFDNNGKTETIVSTEKNGNYYPLLGLNEITSQIVSVKKKFTTYKSFAGKTVEQIFDKKVLSDAKLLTINELRSGYLKNENGKFIFVPFKNELQVSPITAFLKYDFDNNGQNEVLVAGNYFGTKPFHGRLDSFSGALIKNENEILLGSDFGLDLSKKSIRSLNVLNFNSNSYLLITIHNDKAEVYQIK
- a CDS encoding vanadium-dependent haloperoxidase yields the protein MKPIKYFLSLTLALTTIVSCSKKKEPIIVTANQYHDAIDHVVDIMVHDIFSPPVASRIFAYPNVAAYEIIAQNNDSYKTLSNQINELTSIPKPKNTDNINFQLSALIAHMDLSKKLVFSEEKIETYRDSLYTIWKSKNPTVFEESEKYALEVVSHIEKWMDKDNYKQTRTMSKFTLDSDDPSRWQPTPPAYMDGIEPHWNKIRPFVIDSAAQFKPIPPPKFSMDKNSAFYKELKEVYDISNKITKEGDTSEEIAIAQFWDCNPYVSVTRGHLMFATKKITPGAHWMGITKIACKQTNTDFDKTVFVYTKASIAMADAFISCWDEKYRSNLIRPETLINNHIDDSWKPILQTPPFPEYSSGHSVVSGAASTVLTSIFGDNFQFEDYTETRYGLPVRTFKSFNIAADEAAISRMYGGIHYRAAVEVGVDQGRKLGGFVVNKIKMTK